From a single Eubalaena glacialis isolate mEubGla1 chromosome 15, mEubGla1.1.hap2.+ XY, whole genome shotgun sequence genomic region:
- the LOC133075873 gene encoding microspherule protein 1-like: MASGTASRSEDEESLAGQKWASSQALGTIPKWRSSSRFIKRKKFDDELVESSLVKSSTRAKGASGVEPGHCLGSEPSSSEKKKVSKAPRTPVPPSPAPAPGLTKRVKKSKQPLQVTKDLRHWKPADDLLLINAVLQTNDLTSVHLGVKFSCPFTLREVQECWYALLYDPVISKLACHSMRQLHPEAIATIQSKALFSKAEEQLLSQVGSTSQPTLETFQDLLHRHPDAFYLARTAKALQAHWQLMKQYHLLEDQTVQPLPKGDQVLNFSDAEDLIDDSKLKDMRDEVLEHEPTVADRCQKREIRQLEQELRKWQVLVDSITGMSSPDFDNQTLAVLRGRMLRYLMCSREITLGRATKDNQIDVDLSLEGPAWRIFQKQGVIKLKNNGNFFIVSEGRRPIYIDGQPVLCGSKWRLSNNSVVEIASLRFIFLINQDLIALIWAEAAKIMPQ, encoded by the coding sequence ATGGCATCAGGCACTGCCAGCCGCTCAGAGGATGAGGAGTCACTGGCAGGGCAGAAGTGGGCCTCCTCACAGGCTTTGGGCACCATCCCTAAATGGAGAAGCTCTTCCAGGTTCATCAAGAGAAAGAAGTTTGACGATGAGCTGGTGGAGAGCAGCCTGGTTAAGTCCTCTACCCGGGCGAAGGGGGCCAGTGGGGTGGAACCAGGGCACTGTTTGGGGAGTGAACCCTCCTCCAGTGAGAAGAAGAAGGTGTCCAAGGCCCCCAGAACCCCTGTgccacccagcccagccccagcccctggacTCACCAAGCGTGTGAAGAAGAGCAAACAGCCACTCCAGGTGACCAAGGATCTGCGTCACTGGAAGCCTGCGGACGACCTCCTGCTCATCAATGCCGTGTTGCAGACCAATGACCTGACATCTGTCCACCTGGGCGTGAAGTTCAGCTGCCCCTTCACCCTGCGGGAAGTCCAGGAGTGCTGGTACGCCCTGCTCTACGATCCTGTCATCTCCAAGCTGGCCTGCCATTCCATGAGACAGCTGCACCCAGAGGCCATTGCCACCATTCAGAGCAAGGCCCTGTTTAGCAAGGCTGAAGAGCAGCTGCTGAGCCAAGTGGGATCGACCAGCCAGCCCACCTTGGAGACCTTCCAGGACCTGCTGCACAGACACCCCGATGCCTTCTACCTGGCCCGTACTGCCAAGGCTCTGCAGGCCCACTGGCAGCTCATGAAGCAGTATCACCTGTTGGAGGACCAGACAGTGCAGCCGCTGCCCAAGGGGGACCAAGTGCTGAACTTCTCCGATGCAGAGGACTTGATTGATGACAGTAAGCTCAAGGACATGCGAGATGAAGTCCTAGAACATGAGCCGACAGTGGCTGACCGGTGCCAGAAACGAGAGATTCGGCAGCTGGAACAGGAACTGCGTAAGTGGCAGGTGCTAGTAGATAGCATCACAGGCATGAGCTCTCCGGACTTTGACAACCAGACCCTGGCAGTGCTGCGGGGCCGCATGTTGCGGTACCTGATGTGCTCGAGAGAGATCACCCTAGGCAGAGCAACCAAGGATAACCAGATTGACGTGGACCTGTCTCTGGAGGGTCCAGCCTGGAGGATCTTCCAGAAGCAAGGTGTCATCAAGCTGAAGAACAACGGAAATTTCTTCATTGTCAGTGAGGGCCGGCGGCCCATCTACATTGATGGACAGcctgtgctgtgtggctccaAATGGCGCCTTAGCAACAACTCTGTGGTGGAGATTGCCAGCCTGCGATTCATCTTCCTCATCAACCAGGACCTCATTGCCCTTATTTGGGCTGAGGCTGCCAAGATCATGCCACAGTGA
- the LOC133075173 gene encoding uncharacterized protein LOC133075173, giving the protein MAWTPLLLVLLSHCTGRARPRGPGSLSQPVLTQPPSLSASLGASARLTCTLSSGYSVASCTIYWYRQKPGSPPRYLLSYNSDSIKDQGSGVPSCFSGSKEASVNAGLLLNSGLQPEDEADYYCAIWYNSAPHSDTALASAVTCAVESRDSHAFILVHLYGVSENVSVPYWSPSANTMTLGPDANDPSQQCPHWRVTFLHLGPQGTRGLSALSNTLASYFLLLRHGVSAQTCRSDQPQWRSECDPWCLEKA; this is encoded by the exons ATGGCCTGGACTCCTCTCCTGCTCGTGCTCCTGTCTCACTGCACAGGGAGGGCCAGGCCCCGGGGACCAG GTTCCCTCTCCCAGCCTGTGCTGACTCAGCCGCCCTCCCTCTCTGCATCTCTGGGAGCATCAGCCAGACTCACCTGCACCCTGAGCAGTGGGTACAGTGTTGCCAGCTGTACTATATACTGGTACCGGCAGAAGCCAGGGAGCCCTCCCCGGTACCTCCTGTCCTACAACTCAGACTCCATTAAGGACCAGGGCTCCGGGGTCCCCAGCTGCTTCTCTGGATCCAAAGAGGCCTCGGTCAATGCAGGGCTTCTACTCAACTCTGGGCTGCAGCCCGAGGACGAGGCTGATTATTACTGTGCAATCTGGTACAACAGTGCTCCTCACAGTGACACAG CTTTGGCCTCTGCTGTCACTTGTGCTGTTGAATCCCGAGACTCTCATGCTTTCATCCTGGTCCATCTTTATGGCGTCAGTGAAAATGTCTCTGTTCCTTACTGGTCTCCCAGTGCAAACACAATGACTCTGGGCCCAGATGCGAACGATCCCTCACAG CAGTGTCCTCACTGGAGGGTGACCTTCCTGCACCTGGGCCCCCAGGGGACACGAGGGCTCTCAGCTCTGAGTAACACGCTGGCCTCTTATTTCCTCCTCCTCCGTCACGGGGTCAGTGCCCAGACCTGCCGTTCAG ACCAGCCCCAGTGGAGAAGTGAGTGTGACCCCTGGTGCCTGGAGAAGGCCTGA